From Primulina tabacum isolate GXHZ01 chromosome 2, ASM2559414v2, whole genome shotgun sequence, one genomic window encodes:
- the LOC142530391 gene encoding protein LSD1-like: MQSQIVCSGCRSLLMYPTGATNVCCAVCNAITNVPPPGMEMAQLICGGCRTLLMYTRGATSVRCSCCHTVNLAPASNVAHVNCGNCRTTLMYPYGAPSVKCAVCQFVTHVNMRNVRVPIPMHRPNGTPSSASPPSSSAALSNSQNQTVVVENPMSVDKSGKLVSNVVVGVTTDKK, encoded by the exons ATGCAGAGCCAGATTGTATGCAGCGGGTGTAGGAGTCTGCTGATGTACCCGACCGGGGCAACCAATGTGTGCTGCGCTGTGTGTAATGCCATCACTAATGTGCCCCCTCCAG GAATGGAAATGGCCCAACTGATATGTGGGGGTTGCCGTACCTTGTTGATGTATACTCGTGGAGCTACAAGTGTGAGATGCTCCTGTTGTCACACGGTGAACCTGGCACCAG CATCTAATGTCGCTCATGTCAACTGTGGAAATTGCCGGACAACACTTATGTATCCATATGGGGCTCCTTCTGTCAAATGTGCTGTATGTCAATTCGTCACTCACGTCAAT ATGAGAAATGTTAGGGTGCCTATTCCCATGCATAGGCCAAACGGAACTCCCTCTTCGGCATCGCCACCTTCAAGTTCAGCC GCATTATCCAATTCTCAGAACCAAACCGTGGTTGTGGAAAATCCCATGTCCGTTGACAAGAGTGGGAAACTG GTTAGCAACGTTGTTGTTGGGGTCACTACGGATAAGAAGTGA